One stretch of Roseovarius mucosus DNA includes these proteins:
- a CDS encoding DUF2256 domain-containing protein: MPRAPRKSDLPVKTCATCGRPMEWRRKWARVWDEVRHCSERCRRSRKRAGVDEKDPTGRDAFDQ, encoded by the coding sequence ATGCCGCGCGCACCCCGCAAATCTGACCTGCCGGTCAAGACCTGCGCCACCTGCGGGCGGCCGATGGAATGGCGGCGCAAATGGGCGCGTGTCTGGGACGAGGTGCGCCACTGCAGCGAACGCTGTCGGCGCAGCCGCAAGAGGGCTGGTGTGGACGAGAAAGACCCGACCGGTCGGGATGCGTTTGACCAGTAA
- a CDS encoding gamma-glutamyl-gamma-aminobutyrate hydrolase family protein, with product MKRPVVGVIANQYQIENRYPTHAGGTINSSAVADVAGCMPLIIPADARYVSVAELLETCDGFLLTGGRPNVHPEEYGEAATEAHGAFDRARDAITLPLARACIERGQPILGICRGFQEVNVAMGGTLHPEIRDLPGRDNHRMPPEGTMEEQFALRHKVRFTSGGVFHRLMGAEEVMTNTLHGQGILRAGRGVVIDGWAPDGTPEALYIDGAPGFTLSVQWHPEYNAAHDPVSRPLFSAFGDAVRAWASGQAAPLLKSA from the coding sequence ATGAAACGCCCGGTTGTTGGTGTGATTGCCAACCAATACCAGATCGAAAACCGTTACCCGACCCATGCGGGCGGAACGATCAACTCTTCCGCGGTGGCCGATGTTGCGGGCTGTATGCCGCTGATCATCCCCGCTGACGCGCGGTATGTGTCGGTCGCAGAGTTGCTGGAAACCTGCGATGGCTTTCTGCTCACGGGGGGGCGGCCCAATGTGCACCCCGAGGAATATGGTGAGGCCGCGACCGAAGCGCATGGCGCGTTTGACCGTGCGCGCGATGCGATCACCCTGCCGCTGGCGCGTGCCTGTATCGAGCGTGGGCAGCCAATCCTGGGCATTTGTCGCGGTTTTCAGGAGGTGAATGTTGCCATGGGTGGCACGCTCCATCCTGAAATTCGCGATTTGCCGGGGCGCGACAATCATCGGATGCCCCCTGAGGGCACGATGGAGGAACAGTTCGCCCTGCGCCACAAGGTGCGCTTTACCTCGGGCGGGGTGTTTCACCGGCTGATGGGGGCCGAAGAGGTGATGACCAACACGCTGCATGGGCAGGGTATTTTGCGCGCGGGGCGCGGTGTGGTCATCGACGGTTGGGCACCCGATGGCACGCCAGAGGCGCTCTATATCGACGGGGCTCCGGGCTTTACCTTATCGGTGCAATGGCATCCGGAATATAATGCCGCGCATGATCCGGTCAGCCGCCCGCTGTTTTCCGCCTTTGGCGATGCGGTGCGGGCGTGGGCATCGGGGCAGGCGGCCCCGCTGCTCAAATCGGCCTGA
- a CDS encoding FAD-binding domain-containing protein yields the protein MGLSFGLPAAICLAMERPVILWFKRDLRVQDHPALTHAARLGPILPLYIVEPDLWAEPDASGRHYAFICECLESLREDLAGLGLTLVVRVGDAVTVLEDLRAAHAVVHLVSHEETGNLWSYGRDRRVAEWARGQGVRWEEMPQSGVVRRLGSRDAWQGARDRVMRAPVLGPVQGVRGLAVASDDLPAPATLGLKDACPLRQKGGRGAGMRALQSFLSTRGESYQRAMSSPLHGARACSRISPHLAFGTLSLREAVQTGAMAPGGRGADWARSTRSFQARLAWRDHFMQKLEDEPEIERRCLHPAYEGLRPREADALRLAAWSTGETGLPFVDACMRSLLATGWLNFRMRSMLMAVASYHLWLDWRSTGPVLARAFTDYEPGIHWPQVQMQSGTTGMNTIRIYNPVKQGLDQDPTGEFTRRWLPELAQVPDAYLQRPWDWPEAERLLERGYPAPIVDPVEAARVAREAVWACRRAHRGDAVTARIVTRHASRKRPRRAKPKAATAQLSLDL from the coding sequence ATGGGGCTTTCCTTCGGGCTGCCTGCTGCTATTTGCCTTGCCATGGAACGCCCGGTCATTCTCTGGTTCAAGCGCGATTTGCGGGTGCAGGATCACCCGGCGTTGACCCATGCGGCGCGCCTGGGGCCGATCCTGCCGCTTTATATCGTCGAGCCTGACTTGTGGGCAGAGCCGGATGCGTCGGGGCGGCACTATGCGTTTATCTGCGAGTGTCTGGAGAGCTTGCGCGAGGATCTGGCGGGGCTGGGCCTGACGCTTGTGGTGCGGGTGGGCGATGCGGTGACGGTGCTGGAGGATTTGCGCGCGGCGCATGCTGTCGTGCATCTGGTCAGTCATGAAGAGACCGGCAATCTCTGGAGCTATGGGCGCGACCGGCGCGTGGCGGAATGGGCGCGGGGGCAGGGGGTGCGTTGGGAGGAGATGCCCCAATCGGGTGTGGTGCGGCGGCTTGGCAGTCGGGATGCGTGGCAGGGGGCGCGCGACAGGGTGATGCGGGCGCCGGTGCTGGGGCCGGTGCAGGGCGTGCGGGGGCTGGCGGTGGCCAGTGATGATCTGCCTGCGCCTGCGACGCTGGGGCTAAAGGACGCCTGTCCGCTTCGGCAAAAGGGCGGGCGTGGGGCAGGCATGCGGGCGCTTCAGTCATTTCTAAGCACACGCGGAGAGAGCTATCAGCGGGCCATGTCCTCGCCTTTGCACGGCGCACGGGCCTGTTCACGGATCAGCCCACATTTGGCCTTTGGCACGCTGTCGCTGCGCGAGGCGGTGCAGACGGGGGCCATGGCACCCGGCGGGCGAGGCGCGGATTGGGCGCGCTCGACGCGGTCGTTTCAGGCGCGTTTGGCGTGGCGGGATCATTTCATGCAAAAGCTGGAGGATGAGCCCGAGATTGAGCGCCGCTGTCTGCACCCGGCCTATGAAGGGCTGCGCCCGCGTGAGGCCGATGCCCTGCGGTTGGCGGCATGGTCGACGGGGGAAACCGGCCTGCCCTTTGTCGATGCCTGCATGCGGTCGCTCTTGGCAACCGGCTGGCTCAATTTCCGCATGCGCTCGATGTTGATGGCGGTGGCGTCCTATCACCTCTGGCTGGATTGGCGCAGCACCGGGCCGGTTTTGGCGCGGGCGTTTACCGATTACGAGCCGGGGATTCATTGGCCGCAGGTGCAGATGCAATCGGGCACCACGGGGATGAATACGATCCGGATTTACAACCCGGTGAAACAGGGGCTGGATCAGGACCCGACCGGGGAATTCACGCGACGGTGGCTGCCGGAATTGGCGCAGGTGCCGGATGCGTATTTACAACGCCCGTGGGACTGGCCTGAGGCGGAGAGGCTGTTGGAGCGTGGATACCCTGCACCGATTGTCGATCCGGTTGAGGCGGCGCGCGTGGCGCGCGAGGCGGTCTGGGCCTGTCGGCGGGCGCATCGGGGAGATGCCGTGACGGCGCGGATCGTGACCCGCCATGCCAGCCGCAAGCGCCCGAGGCGGGCCAAGCCCAAGGCGGCGACGGCGCAACTGAGTTTGGATCTCTGA